A genomic stretch from Hyalangium ruber includes:
- a CDS encoding class II glutamine amidotransferase, producing MPNLLAMSFEGTLAPSLDLRCLAPGRTPPDGWGIGYYPGSEPSAGVLKEHAPPPGGSIHSELVKAWGHLESPLFLLHIRTAKWGAISDANTQPFCRSFGGRDWLFGHSGSLHKALPPPPETHFAPVGSTDSEFVFCRLLSWVQAAGWQRLGEVDLERLRAWLAELNAFGPLTLIFTDGQDLCVYADAQGASGAWLWRVAPPYDRLVVGDEDVEMDLTKRGAKGHKGVIVCTEPIESRTDVKARWAPVPPGALVVVRQGAVRAEVLPPNAPRPPGEEAHSMAAELEARSKLRRPPVTPVRVMDVRHRTVYRYDKPVERSAHVLRLTPIHDRFQSLLSHELKMSAGSLREEYEDVFGNRVRRANVETPYTELVIEALSRVELRDTDPLGFHTPHIRTTFPLLWMPWQQTMLQPFLQPPALPDTELEELLEYAMSFARRNDFDLLDTLLDLNFTLFKEYKYLQGVTTVHTTPFQVYAARRGVCQDFTNLFVCLARLLGVPARYTCGYLYTGPKHANTQQAEASHAWAQVYLPERGWKGFDPTNGVLTQTHHVRVAVGRSYTDAAPTSGTIYVGGGMERLEATVRCEPVE from the coding sequence ATGCCCAACCTGCTCGCCATGTCCTTCGAGGGGACGCTCGCGCCCAGCCTGGACCTGCGCTGTCTGGCACCGGGGCGCACACCGCCAGACGGGTGGGGCATCGGCTACTACCCGGGCAGCGAACCCTCGGCGGGGGTGCTCAAGGAGCACGCGCCGCCACCCGGGGGCAGCATCCACAGCGAGCTCGTCAAGGCGTGGGGGCACCTGGAGTCCCCGCTCTTCCTGCTGCACATCCGCACGGCGAAGTGGGGCGCCATCAGCGACGCCAACACCCAGCCCTTCTGCCGCAGCTTCGGCGGGCGGGACTGGCTGTTCGGCCACAGCGGCAGCCTGCATAAGGCGCTGCCTCCGCCTCCGGAGACGCACTTCGCGCCGGTGGGCTCCACCGACTCGGAGTTCGTCTTCTGCCGGCTGCTGAGCTGGGTGCAGGCGGCCGGCTGGCAGCGGCTCGGGGAGGTGGACCTGGAGCGGCTGCGGGCCTGGCTGGCGGAGCTCAACGCCTTTGGCCCGCTCACCCTCATCTTCACGGACGGGCAGGACCTGTGCGTGTACGCGGACGCCCAGGGGGCCTCGGGAGCGTGGCTCTGGCGCGTGGCGCCGCCCTACGACCGGCTCGTCGTCGGGGATGAAGACGTGGAGATGGACCTGACGAAGCGCGGCGCCAAGGGCCACAAGGGTGTCATCGTCTGCACCGAGCCCATCGAGTCGCGTACCGACGTGAAGGCCCGCTGGGCACCCGTGCCTCCCGGGGCGCTGGTGGTGGTGCGGCAGGGCGCCGTTCGCGCCGAGGTGCTGCCTCCGAATGCGCCTCGCCCTCCTGGGGAAGAGGCCCACAGCATGGCCGCGGAGCTGGAGGCGCGCAGCAAGCTGCGGCGCCCGCCCGTGACGCCGGTGCGGGTGATGGACGTGCGGCACCGCACCGTCTACCGCTACGACAAGCCCGTGGAGCGCAGCGCCCATGTGCTGCGGCTGACGCCCATCCACGACCGGTTCCAGTCGCTGCTCTCCCACGAGCTGAAGATGTCCGCCGGCTCGTTGCGCGAGGAGTACGAGGACGTCTTCGGCAACCGGGTGCGGCGTGCGAACGTGGAGACGCCCTACACCGAGCTGGTAATCGAAGCGCTCTCGCGGGTGGAGCTGCGGGACACGGATCCGCTGGGCTTCCACACGCCGCACATCCGCACGACGTTCCCACTGCTGTGGATGCCGTGGCAGCAGACGATGTTGCAGCCGTTCCTCCAACCGCCGGCGCTGCCGGACACGGAGCTGGAGGAGCTGCTCGAGTACGCGATGAGCTTCGCGCGTCGCAACGACTTCGACCTGCTGGACACGCTGCTGGACCTGAACTTCACCCTCTTCAAGGAGTACAAGTACCTGCAGGGGGTAACGACGGTCCACACCACGCCGTTCCAGGTGTACGCGGCGCGGCGCGGGGTGTGCCAGGATTTCACCAACCTCTTCGTGTGCCTGGCGCGGCTGCTGGGCGTGCCGGCGCGCTACACCTGCGGCTACCTCTACACGGGCCCCAAGCACGCCAACACGCAGCAGGCCGAGGCCTCCCATGCCTGGGCTCAGGTGTACCTGCCGGAGCGAGGGTGGAAGGGGTTCGACCCCACCAACGGCGTGCTCACGCAGACCCACCACGTGCGCGTGGCGGTGGGGCGCTCCTATACGGATGCGGCGCCCACCTCGGGCACCATCTACGTGGGCGGTGGCATGGAACGGCTCGAGGCCACGGTGCGCTGCGAGCCCGTGGAGTAG
- a CDS encoding alpha-E domain-containing protein — MIARVAEHCFWLGRYLERAESTARVLQVTGTLALDAGLSPEQCWMPVLAVFGERARFAGLHGAAAEGDGERVQHFMAWEEHNPSSLLTALSEARENARAIREVVSIECWEAINEVYLWMHGEEGRAEFAQHRYGFYRHIRRAMQLCLGLFRSTMLHDTPLDFIWLGVLLERVGQTARVLDVHHHAFQQLPTGQHQVVETSLWLSLLRACSGFEAFMKRHQGRVTGDAVAAFLLFEPEFPRSIRYCLKSAHRYLAELHPPGTQGLPGARTEALGGQLLARLRPEVLTEPGVTIHGLLTDVVDATAAVCDSLSSEFFGSARALGSQSMSQ; from the coding sequence ATGATCGCGCGCGTGGCGGAGCACTGCTTCTGGCTCGGGCGCTACCTGGAGCGCGCCGAGAGCACGGCGCGGGTGCTCCAGGTGACGGGCACGCTGGCGCTGGACGCGGGGCTGTCTCCGGAGCAGTGCTGGATGCCGGTGCTGGCCGTGTTCGGCGAGCGGGCGCGCTTCGCGGGGTTGCATGGCGCGGCGGCCGAGGGAGACGGGGAGCGGGTGCAGCACTTCATGGCCTGGGAGGAGCACAACCCCTCCAGCCTGCTGACCGCGCTGTCGGAGGCCCGCGAGAACGCGCGCGCCATCCGCGAGGTGGTGAGCATTGAATGCTGGGAGGCCATCAACGAGGTGTACCTGTGGATGCACGGCGAGGAGGGGCGCGCGGAGTTCGCCCAGCACCGCTACGGCTTCTACCGGCACATCCGCCGGGCGATGCAGCTGTGCCTGGGGCTGTTCCGCAGCACCATGCTGCATGACACGCCGCTGGACTTCATCTGGCTGGGCGTGTTGCTGGAGCGCGTGGGGCAGACGGCGCGCGTGCTGGACGTACACCACCACGCCTTCCAGCAGCTCCCCACGGGGCAGCACCAGGTGGTGGAGACGAGCCTCTGGCTGTCGCTCTTGCGGGCCTGCTCGGGCTTCGAGGCCTTCATGAAGCGCCACCAGGGCCGGGTGACGGGGGACGCGGTGGCGGCCTTCCTGCTCTTCGAGCCGGAGTTCCCGCGCTCCATTCGCTACTGCCTGAAGTCGGCCCACCGCTACCTGGCCGAGCTCCACCCTCCTGGGACGCAGGGGCTGCCCGGCGCGCGGACCGAGGCGCTGGGCGGACAGCTGCTGGCGCGGCTGCGGCCCGAGGTCCTCACGGAGCCAGGAGTCACCATCCACGGGCTGCTGACGGATGTCGTCGATGCCACGGCGGCCGTGTGTGACAGCCTGTCGTCCGAGTTCTTCGGCAGCGCCCGGGCGCTGGGTTCCCAGTCGATGTCCCAGTAG
- a CDS encoding circularly permuted type 2 ATP-grasp protein yields the protein MRRRDVPGLFDSYTVAPGTFDELFDAAGTPRPHFTRLAGLLGVQSREDFARFQALAERALLNQGVTFSVYSDARGTEKIFPFCLIPRIIAATDWVHVERGLEQRVRALGLFLDDVYGEQRLLAEQPELRQFVLGTKLYQPQLRHVRPPGGVRIHVSGIDLIRDEQGTFRVLEDNLRTPSGVSYVMESRIITKRVIPEVFEQARVRQVDHYPARLAETLRAVSPEAPERSTVVVLTPGPYNSAYFEHTFLARTMGVELVHPADLFVDEEKVFVRTTRGPRRVHVIYRRIDDAFLDPEAFRPDSLLGVRGLMRAYAAGNVALANAPGNGVADDKAVYAFVPDMIRFYLSEEPILAQVPTYVCARAADRTYVLEHLEQLVVKAVDEAGGYGMLMGPQSTREQREEFRQRILAEPRRYVAQPRVELSSCPTWDAGRKQVAPRRVDLRPYILTGPQGPWVLPGGLSRVALREGSYVVNSSQGGGSKDTWVQREVA from the coding sequence ATGAGAAGGCGGGACGTGCCCGGGCTGTTCGACAGCTACACCGTCGCGCCCGGTACTTTCGATGAGCTGTTCGATGCGGCGGGGACGCCGCGCCCCCACTTCACGCGCCTCGCCGGGCTGTTGGGCGTCCAGAGCCGAGAGGACTTCGCCCGGTTTCAGGCGCTGGCGGAGCGGGCCCTGCTCAACCAGGGCGTCACCTTCTCGGTGTACTCGGACGCGCGCGGCACCGAGAAGATCTTCCCCTTCTGCCTCATCCCCCGAATCATCGCCGCGACCGACTGGGTACACGTGGAGCGCGGGCTGGAGCAGCGCGTCCGCGCGCTCGGCCTGTTCCTGGATGATGTCTACGGAGAGCAGCGCCTGCTGGCCGAGCAGCCCGAGCTGCGGCAGTTCGTCCTCGGCACGAAGCTGTATCAGCCCCAGTTGCGCCACGTGCGCCCGCCCGGCGGGGTGCGCATCCACGTCTCCGGAATCGACCTCATCCGCGACGAGCAGGGCACCTTCCGGGTGCTGGAGGACAACCTGCGCACGCCCTCGGGCGTGTCCTATGTGATGGAGAGCCGCATCATCACCAAGCGGGTGATTCCCGAGGTGTTCGAGCAGGCCCGGGTGCGCCAGGTGGACCACTACCCGGCACGGCTCGCGGAGACCTTGCGCGCCGTGTCCCCCGAGGCGCCCGAGCGCTCCACCGTCGTGGTGCTCACCCCGGGGCCCTACAACTCGGCCTACTTCGAGCACACCTTCCTGGCGCGCACCATGGGCGTGGAGCTGGTCCACCCGGCGGACCTCTTCGTGGACGAGGAGAAGGTCTTCGTGCGCACCACGCGCGGGCCTCGCCGCGTCCACGTCATCTATCGGCGTATCGATGACGCCTTCCTGGACCCGGAGGCGTTCCGCCCCGACAGCCTGCTGGGCGTGCGCGGGCTGATGCGCGCCTACGCCGCGGGCAACGTGGCGCTGGCCAATGCCCCGGGCAACGGCGTGGCGGACGACAAGGCGGTGTACGCCTTCGTGCCGGACATGATTCGCTTCTACCTCTCCGAGGAGCCCATCCTGGCGCAGGTGCCCACCTATGTGTGCGCGCGCGCGGCGGACCGGACGTACGTGCTCGAGCACCTGGAGCAGCTGGTGGTGAAGGCGGTGGACGAGGCGGGCGGCTACGGCATGCTCATGGGCCCCCAGTCCACGCGGGAGCAGCGCGAGGAGTTCCGCCAGCGCATCCTCGCCGAGCCCCGGCGCTACGTGGCCCAGCCTCGGGTGGAGCTGTCCTCTTGCCCCACCTGGGACGCGGGCCGCAAGCAGGTGGCGCCTCGGCGCGTGGACCTTCGGCCCTACATCCTCACCGGGCCTCAGGGCCCCTGGGTGCTGCCGGGCGGCTTGAGCCGGGTGGCGCTGCGCGAGGGCTCGTACGTGGTCAACTCCAGCCAGGGCGGCGGCTCGAAGGACACCTGGGTGCAGCGGGAGGTCGCATGA
- a CDS encoding carbohydrate-binding module family 20 domain-containing protein → MRRLVSCLVAASLAVLPQAQAATQQAQASSAIVVQGFHWNSAGYANPNWYGVLYGKAPDLAAMGFTHVWFPPPSDSAAREGYLPRQLSVLNSSYGSETDLKNAITAFTNSGVKVVADVVINHRVGTANWADFTNPTWGSYAVTNNDEWGQGTGAADSGDGYGAARDIDHGNAVVQADLKSWLSSRLKGVGFSGIRYDYSKGYAPSYAKVYHDAMAPDFCVGEVWTDLNYNNVDAHRQLLINYVDGTGGTCGVFDFTTKGLLNQALTYNEYGRLKDATGKPAGGIGWWAQKMVTFVDNHDTGPSENCNVGQRHWPVPCDKVMQGYAYVLTHPGIPSVYYPHIYDWNLKAAIQALMGVRKTQGITSTSTVSIQRAENGLYAAIVNGNTAVKIGGTDWNPGTGWTLAASGSGYSVWTQGGGGGNPDPNPCTTVPVSFSISNANTTWGQDLYVVGNQTALGNWTPASGFKLTIQGTGANATWSGTAQLPPATATQYKYVKWNGSTAAWESNQATSSGNREFTTPACGGTATRADGSFKF, encoded by the coding sequence TTGCGCAGACTCGTCTCCTGTCTCGTCGCCGCCTCGCTCGCGGTGCTGCCGCAGGCCCAGGCCGCCACCCAGCAGGCCCAAGCCAGCAGCGCTATCGTCGTCCAGGGGTTCCACTGGAACTCTGCCGGCTACGCCAACCCGAACTGGTACGGAGTGCTCTACGGCAAGGCGCCGGACCTGGCGGCCATGGGCTTCACGCACGTGTGGTTCCCGCCGCCCAGTGACTCGGCGGCCCGAGAGGGGTACCTGCCGCGCCAGCTCAGCGTGCTCAACTCGAGCTACGGCAGCGAGACGGACCTGAAGAACGCCATCACCGCGTTCACCAACAGCGGGGTGAAGGTGGTGGCCGACGTGGTCATCAACCACCGCGTGGGCACCGCCAACTGGGCGGACTTCACCAACCCCACCTGGGGCAGCTACGCGGTGACGAACAATGACGAGTGGGGCCAGGGCACGGGCGCCGCGGACTCGGGAGACGGCTACGGCGCCGCGCGAGACATCGACCACGGCAACGCGGTGGTGCAGGCGGACCTCAAGAGCTGGCTGAGCAGCCGGCTCAAGGGCGTGGGCTTCAGCGGGATTCGCTACGACTACTCCAAGGGCTACGCGCCCAGCTACGCCAAGGTCTACCACGACGCCATGGCCCCGGACTTCTGCGTGGGCGAGGTGTGGACGGACCTCAACTACAACAACGTGGATGCGCACCGGCAGTTGCTCATCAACTACGTGGATGGCACGGGCGGCACGTGCGGCGTGTTCGACTTCACCACCAAGGGTCTGCTCAACCAGGCGCTGACCTATAACGAGTACGGGCGGCTGAAGGACGCGACGGGCAAGCCGGCGGGCGGCATCGGCTGGTGGGCGCAGAAGATGGTGACGTTCGTGGACAACCACGACACGGGCCCGAGCGAGAACTGCAACGTGGGGCAGCGCCACTGGCCGGTGCCCTGCGACAAGGTGATGCAGGGCTACGCCTACGTGCTCACCCACCCTGGCATTCCGTCCGTCTACTACCCGCACATCTATGACTGGAACCTGAAGGCGGCGATCCAGGCGCTGATGGGAGTGCGCAAGACGCAGGGCATCACCTCCACGTCCACGGTGTCCATCCAGCGGGCGGAGAACGGCCTCTACGCGGCCATCGTCAATGGCAACACGGCGGTGAAGATTGGCGGCACGGACTGGAACCCCGGCACGGGCTGGACGCTGGCGGCCTCGGGCAGTGGCTACTCGGTGTGGACGCAGGGCGGCGGCGGTGGCAACCCCGACCCCAACCCCTGCACCACGGTGCCGGTGAGCTTCAGCATCAGCAACGCCAACACCACGTGGGGGCAGGACCTCTACGTGGTGGGCAACCAGACGGCGCTGGGCAACTGGACGCCGGCCAGCGGCTTCAAGCTCACCATTCAGGGCACGGGCGCCAACGCCACCTGGAGCGGCACGGCGCAGCTGCCTCCCGCCACGGCCACCCAGTACAAGTACGTGAAGTGGAACGGCTCCACCGCCGCGTGGGAGAGCAACCAGGCCACCAGTAGCGGCAACCGCGAGTTCACCACGCCGGCCTGTGGCGGCACCGCCACGCGCGCGGACGGCAGCTTCAAGTTCTAG